Proteins from a single region of Labedella gwakjiensis:
- the whiA gene encoding DNA-binding protein WhiA → MALTTDVKAELTRVQEARTSVRAAELASILRFSGGLHVISGRIAIESELETPELATRVRRDLAELYGMRSEGSVVSPSGSRRTPYYLVRVIDGGETLARQTGLLDARRRPVRGLPNRLTTGSRDEIAAVWRGAFLAAGSLTDPGRSSALEVTCPGNESAMALVGAAGRLGVTAKAREVRGVNRVVIRDGEAISAMLSLMGAAETVASWEAMRQRREVRATANRLVNFDDANLRRSAQAAVAACARVERAMDILADDVPEHLAYAGRLRLAHRDASLDELGHHADPPMTKDAIAGRIRRLLAMADKKASDLGLPGTSANLPPDLDDL, encoded by the coding sequence TTGGCCCTCACGACGGACGTCAAAGCGGAGCTCACCCGAGTACAGGAAGCACGTACGTCCGTACGTGCGGCCGAGCTCGCGTCGATCCTCCGCTTCAGCGGAGGGCTCCACGTCATCTCCGGCCGCATCGCTATCGAGTCTGAGCTCGAGACGCCAGAGCTCGCGACGCGGGTCCGGCGCGACCTCGCTGAGCTCTACGGCATGCGGAGTGAGGGGTCGGTCGTCTCACCGTCCGGATCGCGGAGGACCCCGTACTACCTCGTCCGTGTCATCGACGGCGGCGAGACCCTCGCCCGTCAGACCGGTCTGCTCGACGCCCGACGGCGACCCGTCAGAGGGCTGCCGAACCGTCTCACGACCGGTTCGCGCGACGAGATCGCGGCCGTGTGGCGGGGAGCGTTCCTCGCGGCAGGCTCACTCACCGATCCGGGGCGTTCCTCGGCGCTCGAGGTGACCTGTCCAGGCAACGAGTCGGCGATGGCGCTCGTGGGCGCGGCCGGCCGCCTGGGGGTGACGGCGAAGGCGCGAGAGGTGCGCGGTGTCAACCGGGTGGTGATCCGCGACGGCGAGGCGATCAGTGCGATGCTCTCGCTGATGGGTGCTGCCGAGACCGTCGCCTCCTGGGAGGCGATGCGCCAGCGGCGCGAGGTCCGCGCGACGGCCAACCGGCTCGTCAACTTCGACGATGCCAACCTGCGTCGCTCGGCGCAGGCCGCCGTCGCCGCCTGTGCGCGGGTCGAGCGGGCGATGGACATCCTCGCCGACGACGTGCCGGAGCATCTCGCGTACGCCGGCCGGCTCCGGCTCGCGCATCGCGACGCGAGCCTCGACGAGCTCGGACATCACGCCGACCCGCCGATGACGAAGGACGCCATCGCCGGTCGGATACGCCGATTGCTCGCGATGGCGGACAAGAAGGCGTCGGACCTGGGTCTTCCGGGGACGTCGGCCAACCTGCCTCCGGACCTCGACGACCTCTGA
- a CDS encoding superoxide dismutase, whose product MAEYTLPDLAYDYSALEPSISGRIMELHHSKHHQTYVTGANTALAQLAEARESGNLANVNKLEKDLAFNLGGHVNHSIFWTNMSPNGGDKPTGELAAVIDDTFGSFEAFQSHFTATALGVQGSGWSVLAWDVIGQRISVFQLFDQQGNVPLGLVPLLMLDVWEHAYYLDYQNVRADYVKAFWNIVDWSNVQARFTAAREKTDGLLVLS is encoded by the coding sequence ATGGCTGAATACACACTTCCCGATCTGGCTTACGACTACAGTGCGTTGGAACCGAGCATCTCGGGGCGCATCATGGAGTTGCACCACTCGAAGCACCACCAGACCTACGTGACGGGTGCGAACACCGCTCTCGCGCAGCTCGCCGAAGCGCGAGAATCCGGCAACCTCGCGAACGTGAACAAGCTCGAGAAGGACCTCGCGTTCAACCTCGGCGGTCACGTGAACCACTCCATCTTCTGGACGAACATGTCCCCGAACGGCGGCGACAAGCCCACCGGCGAGCTCGCGGCCGTCATCGACGACACGTTCGGCTCGTTCGAGGCGTTCCAGTCCCACTTCACGGCGACCGCGCTCGGCGTCCAGGGGTCCGGCTGGTCCGTGCTCGCGTGGGACGTCATCGGGCAGCGCATCAGCGTCTTCCAGCTCTTCGACCAGCAGGGCAACGTCCCGCTCGGTCTCGTTCCGCTCCTCATGCTCGACGTGTGGGAGCACGCCTACTACCTCGACTACCAGAACGTGCGCGCGGACTACGTGAAGGCATTCTGGAACATCGTCGACTGGTCGAACGTTCAGGCGCGCTTCACCGCAGCGCGCGAGAAGACCGACGGCCTCCTGGTACTGTCATAA
- the gap gene encoding type I glyceraldehyde-3-phosphate dehydrogenase — MSVKIGINGFGRIGRNYLRAALAKGSDLEIVAVNDLTDNKTLAHLLKYDSITGRLDATVEFDDEKITVDGKAIKVFAERDPANLPWGELGVDIVIESTGRFTKADDARKHIEAGAKKVLISAPASGEDATFVMGVNEHDYDAANHHIISNASCTTNCLAPLAKVFNDKFGIERGLMTTVHAYTADQNLQDGPHSDLRRARAAAVNIVPTSTGAAKAIGLVLPELKGKLDGFALRVPIPTGSITDLTVETKTPVTVEEVKAAYKEAAEGPLKGILKYTEDEIVSSDIVSDPHSSIFDAGLLRVLGNQVKLSAWYDNEWGYSNRLVDLTEYVADRL, encoded by the coding sequence TTGTCAGTAAAGATCGGTATCAACGGGTTCGGTCGCATCGGCCGCAACTACCTCCGCGCCGCCCTCGCCAAGGGCAGCGACCTCGAGATCGTCGCGGTGAACGACCTCACCGACAACAAGACGCTCGCCCACCTGTTGAAGTACGACTCGATCACCGGCCGCCTCGACGCCACCGTCGAGTTCGACGACGAGAAGATCACGGTCGATGGCAAGGCCATCAAGGTGTTCGCCGAGCGCGACCCCGCGAACCTCCCCTGGGGCGAGCTCGGTGTGGACATCGTCATCGAGTCCACCGGTCGCTTCACCAAGGCCGACGACGCCCGCAAGCACATCGAGGCCGGCGCGAAGAAGGTCCTCATCTCGGCTCCCGCATCGGGCGAGGACGCCACGTTCGTCATGGGCGTCAACGAGCACGACTACGACGCAGCGAACCACCACATCATCTCGAACGCGTCCTGCACGACGAACTGCCTCGCGCCGCTCGCGAAGGTGTTCAACGACAAGTTCGGCATCGAGCGTGGCCTCATGACCACGGTGCACGCGTACACCGCTGACCAGAACCTCCAGGACGGCCCGCACAGCGACCTGCGTCGTGCCCGCGCTGCCGCCGTGAACATCGTCCCCACCTCCACGGGGGCCGCGAAGGCTATCGGCCTGGTCCTGCCGGAGCTCAAGGGCAAGCTCGACGGGTTCGCGCTGCGCGTGCCGATCCCCACCGGTTCCATCACCGACCTCACTGTCGAGACCAAGACCCCTGTCACGGTCGAGGAGGTCAAGGCCGCCTACAAGGAGGCAGCCGAGGGCCCGCTCAAGGGCATCCTCAAGTACACGGAGGACGAGATCGTCTCGAGCGACATCGTCAGCGACCCGCACTCGTCGATCTTCGACGCCGGGCTCCTCCGTGTCCTCGGCAACCAGGTCAAGCTGTCGGCGTGGTACGACAACGAGTGGGGCTACTCCAACCGTCTCGTCGACCTCACCGAGTACGTCGCCGACCGTCTCTGA
- a CDS encoding phosphoglycerate kinase: protein MTLRTLDSLGSLAGKRVIVRCDLNVPVKDGVITDDGRVRASLATLNALLTQGARVVVISHLGRPDGEPKPEYSLAPVAQRLSELLGKPVTFASDTVGDAAAEAVASLEDGDIALLENLRFNAEETSKDAAERQAFAEKLAAFGDVFVSDGFGVVHRKQASVFELAAALPSAAGLLIATELDVLDRLTENPERPYTVVLGGSKVSDKLGVIGHLLPRVDTLLVGGGMMFTFLAALGHSVGSSLLESDQIETVKGYLADAKERGVEIVLPTDVVVAASFSGDAEHEVTAADSIESTSFGSSGLGLDIGPETAALFAERIQASKTVFWNGPMGVFELEPFAAGTKAVAQALTDVDGLGVVGGGDSAAAVRALGFSDDQFGHISTGGGASLEFLEGKRLPGLEVLGW from the coding sequence GTGACTCTGCGCACCCTCGATTCGCTGGGCTCGCTCGCAGGCAAGCGCGTCATCGTCCGTTGTGACCTCAACGTCCCCGTCAAGGACGGGGTCATCACGGACGATGGCCGTGTGCGGGCATCCCTCGCCACCCTCAACGCGCTCCTCACTCAGGGCGCCCGTGTGGTGGTGATCTCCCATCTGGGTCGTCCTGACGGCGAGCCCAAGCCGGAGTATTCGCTGGCTCCCGTCGCTCAGCGGCTGAGCGAGCTTCTCGGCAAGCCTGTGACCTTCGCCTCGGACACCGTCGGGGACGCGGCAGCCGAGGCCGTCGCGTCGCTCGAGGACGGCGACATCGCCCTCCTCGAGAACCTGCGTTTCAACGCGGAGGAGACGAGCAAAGATGCCGCCGAGCGACAGGCCTTCGCCGAGAAGCTCGCCGCTTTCGGCGATGTCTTCGTGTCCGACGGCTTCGGTGTGGTCCACCGCAAGCAGGCGAGCGTGTTCGAGCTCGCGGCGGCTCTCCCGAGCGCCGCCGGACTGCTCATCGCGACCGAGCTCGACGTGCTCGACCGCCTCACGGAGAACCCCGAGCGGCCGTACACGGTCGTCCTCGGCGGGTCGAAGGTGTCGGACAAGCTCGGTGTGATCGGTCATCTGCTTCCGCGGGTCGACACGCTGCTGGTGGGCGGCGGGATGATGTTCACGTTCCTCGCTGCGCTCGGTCACTCCGTCGGTTCGAGCCTGCTCGAGTCCGATCAGATCGAAACGGTCAAGGGTTACCTCGCGGACGCGAAGGAACGCGGCGTCGAGATCGTGCTGCCGACCGATGTCGTCGTGGCGGCCTCCTTCTCGGGGGATGCCGAGCACGAGGTCACGGCGGCCGACTCGATCGAGTCCACGAGCTTCGGCTCGAGCGGTCTCGGACTCGACATCGGACCGGAGACGGCCGCGCTCTTCGCCGAGCGGATCCAGGCATCGAAGACGGTCTTCTGGAACGGCCCCATGGGCGTGTTCGAGCTCGAGCCGTTCGCGGCCGGCACGAAGGCCGTCGCGCAGGCGCTGACCGACGTCGACGGCCTCGGAGTCGTCGGAGGGGGCGACTCGGCTGCTGCTGTGCGAGCCCTCGGCTTCTCAGACGACCAGTTCGGTCACATTTCTACAGGTGGTGGCGCGAGCCTCGAGTTCCTCGAGGGCAAGCGTCTCCCGGGACTGGAGGTCCTCGGATGGTAG
- the tpiA gene encoding triose-phosphate isomerase: MVVNRVPLLAGNWKMNLDHLQAIAFVQKLAWTLKDAGHDVADAEVAVFPPFTDLRSVQTLVAADKLPIAYGAQDLSAHDSGAYTGEISGAFLAQLDCTYVIIGHSERRTLHGEDDEQVKAKTAAAVKHGIVPVICVGETAEDLAEQGPSAVPVAQLTTALEGLDASADILVAYEPVWAIGSGQAATPDQAEQVAAALRGVIASVLGEDAAARTRILYGGSVKSSNIAGFMREPNVDGALIGGASLDVAEFSSIVRFQKHVGV; encoded by the coding sequence ATGGTAGTGAACAGAGTCCCGCTCCTTGCGGGCAACTGGAAGATGAATCTCGACCATCTGCAGGCGATCGCCTTCGTGCAGAAGCTCGCGTGGACGCTCAAGGACGCGGGGCACGACGTCGCGGACGCCGAGGTCGCCGTGTTCCCGCCGTTCACCGATCTGCGCAGTGTGCAGACACTGGTTGCGGCAGACAAGCTCCCGATCGCCTATGGCGCCCAGGATCTCTCCGCCCACGACTCCGGTGCCTACACCGGTGAGATCTCCGGTGCGTTCCTTGCTCAGCTCGACTGCACGTACGTGATCATCGGGCACTCCGAGCGGCGCACGCTGCACGGAGAGGACGACGAGCAGGTCAAGGCGAAGACCGCCGCCGCGGTGAAGCACGGGATCGTCCCCGTGATCTGCGTAGGCGAGACTGCCGAGGACCTCGCAGAGCAGGGTCCGAGCGCCGTCCCCGTGGCGCAGCTCACGACAGCTCTTGAGGGCCTCGACGCGTCGGCGGACATCCTCGTCGCGTACGAGCCCGTCTGGGCGATCGGCTCCGGCCAGGCGGCGACGCCCGACCAGGCAGAGCAGGTCGCCGCCGCGTTGCGCGGCGTGATCGCATCGGTGCTCGGGGAGGACGCTGCGGCTCGGACGCGAATCCTCTACGGTGGCTCCGTCAAGTCGTCGAACATCGCCGGCTTCATGCGTGAACCGAACGTCGACGGTGCTCTCATCGGCGGCGCAAGCCTCGATGTGGCCGAGTTCTCCAGCATCGTCCGGTTCCAGAAGCACGTCGGAGTCTGA
- the secG gene encoding preprotein translocase subunit SecG, whose protein sequence is MDILQVVLQVVLGITSLLLTFLILLHKGRGGGLSDMFGGGMGSNLGASGVAERNLNRITVILGLVWFASIVVLGLLTKFATAA, encoded by the coding sequence GTGGATATTCTGCAAGTCGTCCTCCAGGTCGTGCTGGGAATCACCAGCCTCCTGCTGACGTTCCTGATCCTGCTTCACAAGGGTCGGGGCGGGGGCCTCTCCGACATGTTCGGCGGGGGAATGGGCTCGAATCTGGGCGCCTCGGGCGTCGCTGAGCGGAACCTGAATCGCATCACGGTCATCCTCGGCCTGGTCTGGTTCGCATCGATCGTCGTTCTCGGGCTTCTCACGAAGTTCGCGACGGCCGCTTAG
- a CDS encoding RNA polymerase-binding protein RbpA has protein sequence MAAGGSAIRGSRVGAGPMGEQDHGYHADRVAISYWDALGNETVRYFAANLPDEEIPEIIDCPSSGLPAGRDRNNPPEVAKLEPYKTHLAYVKERRTEEEAEQLLDDALRQLRERRGTNA, from the coding sequence ATGGCTGCTGGAGGAAGTGCAATCAGGGGCTCGCGCGTCGGCGCCGGGCCCATGGGTGAGCAGGATCACGGCTACCACGCCGACCGGGTGGCGATCTCGTATTGGGACGCGCTCGGCAATGAAACCGTGCGATACTTCGCGGCGAATCTCCCCGACGAGGAGATCCCCGAGATCATCGACTGCCCGTCTTCCGGTCTTCCCGCAGGTCGGGATCGCAACAACCCGCCGGAGGTCGCGAAGCTCGAACCGTACAAGACGCACCTCGCCTATGTGAAGGAACGTCGTACGGAGGAGGAAGCCGAGCAGCTGCTCGACGACGCACTCCGTCAGTTGCGCGAACGCCGCGGAACGAACGCCTGA
- the pgl gene encoding 6-phosphogluconolactonase — protein MTNDRRVLVHSDAEALAASITARFLTKVIDLLDERDHVNVVLEGGRMGVRVLETINASPARDGVDWSRVHFWWGDERWVPADHEDRNDVKARRALIDHIDQPSTCVHAFASSDAGLTLDEATSAYADELAAHAESDSGLPIFDITFLGVGPDGHTASLFPDRAEVNEREATVVAVRNSPKPPAERLSLTRHVLNSSQRIWVEMSGSDKASVLGLALAGASYAEVPIAGIKGRKRTVFFVDRAAASEVPDSLIARDY, from the coding sequence ATGACGAACGATCGGCGCGTGCTCGTCCACTCGGATGCCGAGGCCCTCGCAGCCTCCATCACGGCTCGATTCCTCACGAAGGTGATCGATCTCCTCGACGAGCGCGACCACGTCAATGTGGTGCTCGAGGGTGGACGGATGGGTGTCCGAGTTCTCGAGACCATCAACGCATCGCCCGCTCGTGACGGAGTCGACTGGTCGCGTGTGCACTTCTGGTGGGGCGATGAACGGTGGGTCCCCGCCGACCACGAGGACCGCAACGACGTGAAGGCCCGTCGTGCACTGATCGATCACATCGATCAGCCGTCCACGTGCGTCCACGCCTTCGCCTCGTCGGACGCCGGCCTCACGCTCGATGAGGCGACCTCGGCGTATGCCGACGAACTCGCTGCCCACGCCGAGTCCGATTCCGGTCTGCCGATCTTCGACATCACCTTCCTCGGTGTGGGCCCGGATGGGCACACCGCGTCGCTGTTCCCCGACCGGGCCGAGGTGAACGAGCGCGAAGCGACCGTCGTCGCGGTTCGGAACTCGCCGAAGCCCCCGGCCGAGCGCCTCTCCCTCACCCGTCACGTTCTCAACTCGTCCCAGCGGATCTGGGTGGAGATGTCGGGCTCCGACAAGGCGTCCGTGCTCGGGCTCGCTCTCGCCGGAGCATCCTATGCGGAGGTTCCCATCGCGGGCATCAAGGGGCGCAAGCGCACGGTCTTCTTCGTCGACCGGGCGGCCGCGTCCGAAGTACCCGACAGCCTGATCGCTCGCGACTACTGA